One window of Aliarcobacter lanthieri genomic DNA carries:
- a CDS encoding tRNA (5-methylaminomethyl-2-thiouridine)(34)-methyltransferase MnmD, with translation MKDDILVTTSDGSNTLFSFKYKQHFHNTEDGGLSEALNKHIIPAFTYHKYKKELNILDICYGIGYNTMATIYYIYKNNLDIKINIYSVELDFDLIKSLKSFTYPKEFEAFTNIINEISINQIYQDENIKIEVKILDAREYIKKFPEKFFDIVYQDAFSSEVNFELWTKEYFDDIYKICKNNAILTTYAIATPIRLSMYEAGFFIYETKPTKRKITIALKTKENINANYIDMELKKIRNPNAIALYDI, from the coding sequence ATGAAAGATGATATTTTAGTAACCACATCAGATGGTTCAAATACACTTTTTTCTTTCAAATATAAACAACATTTTCATAACACTGAAGATGGTGGACTTAGTGAAGCTTTAAATAAACATATTATCCCTGCTTTTACATATCATAAATATAAAAAAGAGTTAAATATTTTAGATATTTGTTATGGTATAGGATACAACACAATGGCTACTATTTACTATATTTATAAAAATAATTTAGATATAAAGATAAATATATATTCTGTTGAATTGGATTTTGATTTAATAAAATCTTTAAAAAGTTTTACTTATCCAAAAGAATTTGAAGCTTTTACAAATATTATAAATGAAATATCAATAAATCAAATATATCAAGATGAAAATATAAAAATTGAAGTTAAAATTTTAGATGCAAGAGAATATATAAAAAAATTTCCAGAAAAATTCTTTGACATAGTTTATCAAGATGCATTTTCAAGTGAAGTAAATTTTGAACTTTGGACAAAAGAGTACTTTGATGATATTTATAAAATTTGTAAAAACAATGCTATTTTAACAACTTATGCAATAGCAACTCCTATAAGGTTATCTATGTATGAAGCAGGATTTTTTATATATGAAACAAAACCAACAAAAAGAAAAATAACTATAGCTTTAAAGACAAAAGAAAATATTAATGCAAATTATATAGATATGGAATTAAAAAAAATTCGTAATCCAAATGCAATTGCTTTATATGATATTTAA
- the luxS gene encoding S-ribosylhomocysteine lyase, whose protein sequence is MPLLDSFRVDHTIMPAPAVRVAKVMQTPKGDNITVFDLRFCVPNKDMMSEKGTHTLEHLFAGFIRNHLNSPTVEIIDVSPMGCRTGFYMSLIGTPSEKEVASAWKKAMEDVLNVEKQDDIPELNIFQCGTCAMHSLDEAKDIAKNILKSEIGVMSNEKLFLSEEKLSSLGN, encoded by the coding sequence ATGCCATTATTAGATAGTTTTAGAGTTGATCATACTATTATGCCAGCGCCTGCAGTACGAGTTGCAAAGGTTATGCAAACTCCAAAAGGTGATAATATTACAGTTTTTGATTTAAGATTTTGCGTACCAAATAAAGATATGATGAGTGAAAAAGGAACTCATACTTTAGAACATTTATTTGCTGGATTTATAAGAAATCATCTAAATTCACCTACAGTTGAAATAATTGATGTTTCTCCTATGGGTTGTAGAACTGGATTTTATATGAGTTTAATAGGAACTCCAAGCGAAAAAGAAGTTGCATCTGCTTGGAAAAAAGCTATGGAAGATGTCTTAAATGTTGAGAAACAAGATGATATTCCAGAACTAAATATTTTTCAGTGTGGAACTTGTGCTATGCACTCACTTGATGAAGCAAAAGATATTGCAAAAAATATTTTAAAATCTGAAATTGGTGTAATGTCAAATGAAAAACTATTTTTAAGTGAAGAAAAACTTAGTAGTTTAGGAAACTAA
- a CDS encoding D-alanyl-D-alanine carboxypeptidase family protein, producing the protein MRLSKIFLTLILTSIFAFSYNDKMVFQKIEKDLDSIIVKDLNKKQLIYQKDANQKLSPASLTKIMTSIIAIESGKMDKVVTITKEMKNVEPTIMNFKVGEKFYLKDLVNAAMIKSANDAANAIAIYLGNGNKQTFVNMMNAKAKKIGMLNTNFQNPCGFDAPKHKSTANDLLKLTEYAIKNKTFNAIVKKENYSFQAINTKRTYKIHTSNKLLPKEKYMIGVKTGYTSKAGPCLIARAKEGKKDILLVMLNSQNRWENTKLALDTVLKNR; encoded by the coding sequence ATGCGACTATCTAAAATCTTCCTCACACTTATTCTAACTTCTATTTTTGCTTTTTCTTATAATGATAAAATGGTTTTTCAAAAAATTGAAAAAGATTTAGATTCAATAATAGTAAAAGATTTAAATAAAAAACAACTAATTTATCAAAAAGATGCAAATCAAAAATTAAGCCCTGCAAGTCTTACAAAAATTATGACTTCTATTATTGCAATAGAAAGTGGTAAGATGGATAAAGTTGTAACAATTACAAAAGAGATGAAAAATGTTGAACCAACTATTATGAATTTTAAAGTTGGAGAAAAATTTTATCTAAAAGATTTAGTAAATGCAGCTATGATAAAATCAGCAAATGATGCAGCAAACGCAATAGCAATATATTTAGGAAATGGTAATAAACAAACTTTTGTAAATATGATGAATGCTAAAGCAAAAAAAATTGGTATGCTAAATACAAATTTTCAAAATCCATGTGGATTTGATGCTCCAAAGCATAAAAGTACTGCTAATGATTTACTAAAACTTACAGAATATGCTATAAAAAATAAAACATTTAATGCTATTGTAAAAAAGGAAAACTATAGTTTTCAAGCAATAAATACAAAAAGAACATATAAAATACATACAAGTAATAAACTTCTTCCAAAAGAAAAATATATGATTGGTGTAAAAACAGGTTATACAAGTAAGGCTGGACCTTGTCTGATTGCAAGAGCAAAAGAAGGTAAAAAGGATATTTTATTGGTTATGTTAAACTCTCAAAATAGATGGGAAAACACAAAACTAGCATTAGATACTGTTTTAAAAAATAGATAA